TACCTGGTGACGCGCGGGCACGGCCTCGCGCAATCGCTGCTGCCGGCGATCCATCGCTTCGACCCCGCTGTGCATCTCCCGCAGCCCAAAGCAGCAGCCAGCGACGACAGGGAGGCCCGCCATGCGCAGTAACGGACTCCTGAAGTGGCTGCTGATCCCCGTGGCCCTGCTGGTGCTGTTTGTCGCCATCCGGCTGTTTTCCGGTGGCGGTGCGTCGGCACCGCCTGTCGCGGATGGCGGCGGCAGGCTTACGCCGGAAGAAATGAAGGCGCTGGGCATCGAGGGTGACACCCCGCGCGACACCGTGGCGACGCTGGTTGCCCAGGTGAAGCAGTTGCGCACCGAGCTTCAGACCGCGCTGTCCGACAACAGGTCGCAGCGCGAGGAGAATCAGCGACTGCGCCAGCGCGAGAGCGCCATCGACCAGCGCATCAGTTCGGCCCTCGAATCCGAGCGCTCCGACCTGCGCCGTGACCAGCAGCAGGCGGCCAGCACGCGCCAGCAGACCGAGGGGCTGCTCGCCGACCTGCAGCAGCGCCTGGACAGCATCGGCGGACGTGGCGGTGGCCATGCCGATTTGCCGGTGGGGCTGGGCCTACGTGACGGCGACGAGGCTGGCATGGAAGGCGGTATGCGCTGGGTGGAGCCTGATGACGCGAAACAAAGCGACGGGCGCGGCAGGTCGAATGGCGGCATAAGCTTCCCCACCAGCTTCGGTTCCGCACAGAGCACGCTGGAAACCACAGCGCAAACCGTGGCGAACGCGGGTGCACGCGCCGCTGGCGTCAAGAGCGCGACGCCCGTCTATACCGTGCCGACCAACTCGACCCTGATGGGGTCGGTGGCAATGACGGCGCTGATTGGCCGCGTGCCGATCGACGGCACGGTGAACGATCCATACCCCTTCAAGGTCTTGGTCGGGCCTGACAATTTGACCGCGAACGGCATCGACATTCCCGATGTGGCCGGAGCCGTGTTCTCCGGCACCGCATCGGGCGACTGGACGCTTTCGTGTGTGCGCGGCCAGGTGCGCAGCATCACCTTCGTGTTCCATGACGGGACCATCCGCACCATTCCCGAGGATCGCGAGGGCAACCAGCAAAACAACCAACAACGCGACGGCCTGGGCTGGATCAGCGATCCGCACGGCATTCCCTGTGTCAGCGGCGAGCGGCGCAGCAATGCGCAGCAGTACCTCGGCACCCAGGCGCTGATCACGGCGGCAGGCGCTGGCGTGGCCTCACTGATCGAATCCGACAGCGGCAGGGCGTCCTATGTCGGCGCCGACGGCTCCATCGGCAGCGTGGGCATCAGCGGCCAGGAAGCCGTGGGCCGGATTCTCGCCAGTGGCGTTCAGGACATGTCGAGCTGGGTCAACAAGCTCTACGGCCAGGCCTTCGCTGCCGTTTATGTGCAGCCCGGCGCCAAGGTCGCCGTCCACCTCGAAAAGCCGCTCGCCATCGACTTCGATCCCGAAGGCCGCAAGGTCGATCACCGCGCAGGAGAAAGCCATGCTCTCGAACTTGAATAGCTGGGCTCAGGGCCTGGCGCTGGCCTTGACCGTCGCGCTGCTCGGCGGCTGCGCCACCAGCAAGGAAAAGCTGCTGCCTCATGGCGACAGCACGATGATGGACATCTGGCAGCAGAACGCCGGTGACGGCGGCGGTGGCGGCGGCCAGGTGGCGCGTAGGCAGTTGCTCGATGCGCGCCAGAGCCTTCGCCGTCCGCTGACCGAGATGGATGTGCAAGCCGCGCCCGTCGAGCAGATGCGCTATACGCGCACGGCGCGCAACGAGGTCTATCGCCAGTTCCAGCGCCTGCCCAACCCCGATCTGGTCATGTACGTGTATCCCCATTTGGCGGGCACCGACCCGGTGCCGATTCCGGGCTATACGACCGTGTTCCCGCTGTACCAGCGCGTGCAGTACGCCATGCCAGGCGAGCGCGTGGAGGACTACTGATGCGCTGGAAACTCTCCTGGCCGAAGCTGGCCGCACCGAAGCTGGACGCGTCCGGCGCTGGCGATGACGAGCAGCCGGACGGCTGGCAGCGCCACGTCGAGGCACTGCGTCAGGCCGGCATCCCCGAACCCGGCACGGCGGTGCAAGCTCGCAGGTCGGCGACCCTGGCAGACGAGCAGGCGCTGTACGAGGTCGCGCCGTCGTTCGTGGAACTGCTGCCCTGGGTGGAGTTCCTGCCGCAGTCGAAGGCCATGTTGCTGGAGGACGGGCAATCGGTGGCGGCGTTCTACGAGCTGGTGCCGCTGGGCACCGAAGGCCGGGAACCTGGCTGGCTCGCGCAGGCCCGCGATGCCTTGGAGAACGCGCTGCAGGACAGTTTCGATGAACTGGACGAGAACCCCTGGGTGCTGCAGCTCTACGCTCAGGACGAGCCCAGTTTCGACCAGTACATGCAGACCCTGCGCGACTATGTGCAGCCGCGCGCCCGTGATACGGCGTTCAGCGAGTTCTACCTGCGCTTCTTCGGCCACCACCTGCGCGCGGTGGCCAAGCCGGGCGGTCTGTTCGAGGACACGGTGGTCACACGGCTGCGCTGGCGCGGCCAGACCCGGCGCGTGCGCATGGTGGTCTATCGCCGCGTGACCGGCCAAGGGCAAAACAGCCGCCGCGGCCAGACGCCCGAGCAGATGCTCAATATCGTCTGCGACCGCCTGTGCGGCGGACTGGCGAACGCCGGCATTCAGGCCAGGCGCATGGTGGCTGCGGATGTTCACGACTGGCTGCTGCGCTGGTTCAACCCGCGTCCCACGTTGCTTGGGCCTGGGGCCGAAGACCGGGAGCGCTTCTATGCGCTGGCGCGCTACCCCGAAAGTACGGAGGCCGGCGAAGACGGCGAGATCGAATTGGCGAGCGGGCGGGATTTCAGCCAGCGGCTGTTCTTCGGCCAGCCGCGCTCCGACGTGGCGCATGGCACCTGGTACTTCGACGGCCTGCCGCACCGCGTGCTGATCACCGACCGCCTGCGCATGCCGCCGGGCACGGGGCACCTGACCGGCGAGACCCGCAAGGGCGATGCGATCAACACGCTGTTCGACCAGATGCCCGAGGACACCACCCTTTGCCTGACGATGGTCGCCACGCCCCAGGATGTTCTGGAAGCGGATCTCAACCACCTGGCGAAGAAGGCCGTGGGCGAGACGCTGGCGTCGGAGCAGACGCTCAAGGACGTGCATGAAGCCCGCTCCCTGATCGGCAGCGCGCGCAAGCTCTATCGCGGCACGCTGGCGTTCTACCTGCGCGGGCGCGATGAGGCGGAACTGGACCGACGCGGCCTGGACCTGGCGAACGTCATGCTCAACGCTGGCTTGCAGCCGGTGCGCGAGGACGACGAAGTAGCGCCGCTCAACAGTTACCTGCGCTGGCTACCGTGCTGCTACAACCCCAGCCAGGATCGCAAGAAGTGGTACACGCAACTGATGTTCGCCCAGCACGCGGCGAACCTCTCGCCGGTGTGGGGGCGCAGCCAGGGCACGGGGCATCCCGGCATCACGATGTTCAACCGCGGCGGCGGGCCGATCACCTTCGACCCGCTCAACCGCCTTGACCGGCAGATGAATGCCCACCTGTTTCTGTTCGGCCCGACGGGTTCGGGCAAGTCGGCGACCCTCAACAACCTCTTGAATCAGGTCACGGCGATCTACCGGCCACGGCTGTTCATTGTCGAGGCCGGCAACAGCTTCGGCCTGTTCAGCGATTTTGCCCGGCGCCTGGGTCTGACCGTGAACCGGGTCAAACTGGCCCCAGGCTCGGGTGTGACGCTCGCGCCGTTCGCGGATGCGCGGCGGCTGATCGAGACGCCCAGCGGCGTGCAGACGCTCGACGCCGATGCGCTGGACGAAGACCTTCCACCCGATGCTGTGGCCATGGAGGCGGATGAGCAGCGCGACGTGCTGGGCGAATTGGAGATCACCGCGCGGCTGATGATCACCGGCGGCGAAGACAAGGAAGAAGCCCGGATGACACGGGCCGACCGCTCGCTGATCCGTCAGTG
The Pseudomonas mendocina DNA segment above includes these coding regions:
- a CDS encoding TIGR03752 family integrating conjugative element protein, with the protein product MRSNGLLKWLLIPVALLVLFVAIRLFSGGGASAPPVADGGGRLTPEEMKALGIEGDTPRDTVATLVAQVKQLRTELQTALSDNRSQREENQRLRQRESAIDQRISSALESERSDLRRDQQQAASTRQQTEGLLADLQQRLDSIGGRGGGHADLPVGLGLRDGDEAGMEGGMRWVEPDDAKQSDGRGRSNGGISFPTSFGSAQSTLETTAQTVANAGARAAGVKSATPVYTVPTNSTLMGSVAMTALIGRVPIDGTVNDPYPFKVLVGPDNLTANGIDIPDVAGAVFSGTASGDWTLSCVRGQVRSITFVFHDGTIRTIPEDREGNQQNNQQRDGLGWISDPHGIPCVSGERRSNAQQYLGTQALITAAGAGVASLIESDSGRASYVGADGSIGSVGISGQEAVGRILASGVQDMSSWVNKLYGQAFAAVYVQPGAKVAVHLEKPLAIDFDPEGRKVDHRAGESHALELE
- a CDS encoding TIGR03751 family conjugal transfer lipoprotein, yielding MLSNLNSWAQGLALALTVALLGGCATSKEKLLPHGDSTMMDIWQQNAGDGGGGGGQVARRQLLDARQSLRRPLTEMDVQAAPVEQMRYTRTARNEVYRQFQRLPNPDLVMYVYPHLAGTDPVPIPGYTTVFPLYQRVQYAMPGERVEDY
- a CDS encoding conjugative transfer ATPase, with translation MRWKLSWPKLAAPKLDASGAGDDEQPDGWQRHVEALRQAGIPEPGTAVQARRSATLADEQALYEVAPSFVELLPWVEFLPQSKAMLLEDGQSVAAFYELVPLGTEGREPGWLAQARDALENALQDSFDELDENPWVLQLYAQDEPSFDQYMQTLRDYVQPRARDTAFSEFYLRFFGHHLRAVAKPGGLFEDTVVTRLRWRGQTRRVRMVVYRRVTGQGQNSRRGQTPEQMLNIVCDRLCGGLANAGIQARRMVAADVHDWLLRWFNPRPTLLGPGAEDRERFYALARYPESTEAGEDGEIELASGRDFSQRLFFGQPRSDVAHGTWYFDGLPHRVLITDRLRMPPGTGHLTGETRKGDAINTLFDQMPEDTTLCLTMVATPQDVLEADLNHLAKKAVGETLASEQTLKDVHEARSLIGSARKLYRGTLAFYLRGRDEAELDRRGLDLANVMLNAGLQPVREDDEVAPLNSYLRWLPCCYNPSQDRKKWYTQLMFAQHAANLSPVWGRSQGTGHPGITMFNRGGGPITFDPLNRLDRQMNAHLFLFGPTGSGKSATLNNLLNQVTAIYRPRLFIVEAGNSFGLFSDFARRLGLTVNRVKLAPGSGVTLAPFADARRLIETPSGVQTLDADALDEDLPPDAVAMEADEQRDVLGELEITARLMITGGEDKEEARMTRADRSLIRQCILDAAEHCHRKDGEKRTVLTRDVRNALRTRSQDPTLPELRRVRLLEMADAMDMFCQGTDGEMFDRDGSPWPEADITLVDLATYAREGYNAQLSIAYISLISTVNNIAERDQYLGRPIINVTDEGHIITKNPLLAPYVVKITKMWRKLGAWFWLATQNIDDLPRAAEPMLNMIEWWICLSMPPDEVEKIARFRELSPAQKALMLSARKEAGKFTEGVILSKSLEVLFRAVPPSLYLALAQTEPEEKAERYQLMQQHGISELDAAFKVAEKIDQARGIESPALGLPQ